A single genomic interval of Lacrimispora sphenoides JCM 1415 harbors:
- a CDS encoding FecCD family ABC transporter permease translates to MMIHKHKPMKSGNHRRVIPLRPLITAVMILLMLLLCISITQGTANISMDTVVSAFTHFDSRNPQHLMVIDLRLPRVLISGLIGAALAVAGAIMQGTTRNPMADSGLMGINAGAGFAIAMCFAFMPGISYGMLIVFSFLGAALGALLINGIAASHKGGRSPMDLVLAGAAISTLLSAFSQGIALGFDAGRDVLFWTVGGVANVTWQQFYILAPVVSAALLCAFLLSPYVSILNMGEDVAAGLGLNTALIHCLCTLVVLALAGISVSVVGSVSFVGLIIPHGARFLVGVDYKKIIPSAAVLGALLLVLADLGARTVNPPFEVPLGVITSLIGVPFFLYLSQKTRRVA, encoded by the coding sequence ATGATGATCCATAAACACAAACCCATGAAAAGCGGAAACCATAGGCGTGTTATCCCGCTGCGTCCTCTCATTACTGCCGTAATGATTTTATTAATGCTTCTTTTGTGTATTTCAATTACACAAGGAACTGCAAACATTTCTATGGATACTGTTGTCAGCGCTTTCACACATTTTGACAGCAGGAACCCCCAGCACCTTATGGTCATAGACTTGCGGCTGCCCAGAGTGCTCATCAGCGGCCTGATTGGCGCGGCTCTTGCCGTAGCTGGTGCAATTATGCAGGGAACCACCCGCAATCCCATGGCCGATTCAGGGCTTATGGGGATCAATGCAGGCGCAGGTTTTGCCATTGCAATGTGCTTTGCATTTATGCCGGGGATTAGCTATGGCATGCTGATTGTTTTCTCCTTTCTCGGTGCGGCCCTTGGCGCCCTTCTGATTAACGGCATTGCCGCCTCCCACAAAGGCGGGAGGAGTCCTATGGACCTGGTGCTGGCCGGGGCTGCAATCAGTACACTTTTGTCGGCGTTTAGCCAGGGAATCGCCCTGGGCTTTGATGCAGGAAGGGACGTGCTGTTTTGGACCGTGGGGGGCGTGGCAAACGTAACGTGGCAGCAGTTTTATATTCTTGCGCCTGTTGTTTCGGCCGCCCTTCTGTGTGCGTTTTTACTTTCTCCCTATGTATCCATACTGAATATGGGCGAGGATGTTGCCGCAGGGCTTGGACTTAACACGGCCCTTATCCATTGTCTCTGCACACTTGTAGTGCTTGCATTGGCTGGTATTTCTGTATCGGTGGTAGGATCAGTTTCCTTTGTGGGGCTCATCATCCCCCATGGAGCCCGGTTTCTCGTGGGCGTGGACTATAAAAAGATAATCCCCTCCGCGGCTGTTTTGGGAGCCCTTCTTCTGGTACTGGCAGATTTAGGCGCAAGGACGGTAAACCCGCCATTTGAAGTTCCTTTGGGCGTGATCACATCCCTCATCGGCGTTCCCTTCTTTCTATATCTGTCGCAGAAAACAAGGAGGGTTGCTTAA
- a CDS encoding FecCD family ABC transporter permease gives MTHKEINLFKRKTTMRNTMVIGTCFALFILSGLISLNTGYSKLSPSDILHAMMGGGRGKEKLILFSFRLPRIVLSMLVGAGLAVSGCLLQGVTKNPLADPGLLGIHSGAGLMVVLYVLFVGPRSPLAVFTLPVLALLGAGAAAVLVYFLSCKKGAGTSPVSMVMTGIAIQAGLSALTTLLVVKLDDTQYAFVSSWQTGSIWGANWTFVLALLPWLCILIPASLYKAGILDVMGLGDETAAGLGVSVHKERKKLLLMAAALAGACVSVSGSISFVGLMAPHITRRIVGPGHGIALPVCALLGALLVSAADTIARVVIQPSSLPTGVVVSIIGAPYFIYLLSRREKEMRR, from the coding sequence ATGACGCACAAAGAAATAAACCTTTTTAAAAGAAAGACCACAATGCGAAATACGATGGTTATAGGCACATGTTTTGCTCTTTTTATCCTGTCCGGTCTAATCAGCCTGAACACCGGTTACAGCAAGCTTTCCCCCTCAGACATCCTCCACGCCATGATGGGAGGCGGCAGGGGAAAAGAGAAACTGATCCTGTTCTCCTTCCGCCTTCCCCGCATAGTCCTTTCCATGCTGGTGGGGGCCGGACTGGCGGTATCCGGCTGTCTCTTGCAGGGGGTCACAAAAAATCCCCTGGCAGATCCTGGGCTGTTAGGCATCCATTCAGGCGCAGGACTTATGGTGGTGCTTTATGTACTTTTCGTTGGCCCCCGGTCCCCCCTTGCCGTTTTTACGCTTCCCGTTCTGGCGCTTTTGGGGGCAGGCGCTGCGGCAGTTCTCGTCTATTTCCTTTCCTGTAAAAAAGGAGCAGGTACGTCGCCTGTATCCATGGTGATGACCGGAATCGCGATCCAGGCAGGGTTATCCGCCCTGACCACCCTGCTGGTGGTTAAACTTGATGACACCCAGTACGCCTTTGTTTCCTCATGGCAGACAGGAAGCATCTGGGGAGCCAACTGGACATTTGTACTCGCCCTTCTGCCCTGGTTGTGTATCCTGATTCCTGCCTCCTTATACAAAGCAGGGATCTTAGATGTTATGGGTCTTGGGGATGAAACCGCTGCCGGCCTTGGCGTTTCTGTGCACAAGGAAAGGAAAAAACTTCTGCTCATGGCGGCAGCCTTAGCCGGCGCCTGTGTCTCGGTAAGCGGCAGCATCAGCTTTGTGGGGCTTATGGCTCCCCACATCACCCGCCGCATAGTAGGGCCGGGGCATGGCATTGCCCTGCCCGTATGCGCTCTGCTGGGAGCGCTGCTGGTATCGGCAGCTGATACCATTGCCCGGGTTGTCATCCAGCCGTCATCGCTGCCCACTGGAGTGGTGGTATCCATAATTGGTGCACCATACTTTATATACCTGCTTTCCCGGCGGGAAAAAGAAATGAGGCGATAA
- a CDS encoding ABC transporter ATP-binding protein: MNAIATKKLRLAYDGHRVVDCLDLMIPHGKVTSLIGPNGCGKSTILKAAGRILKPQKGWVLLNGSDIQALPTREVAKRMSILPQTPTAPAGLTVRELVSYGRFPRRHGLGKEKKEDEDKISWAMEVTRLTGLETAAVDALSGGQRQRVWIAMALAQETDLILLDEPTTYLDMAYQLEVLELLETLNRERNCTIAMVLHDLNLASRFSDFLVAIRGGSIVAQGTPEEIMTPGVLRETFHIDAEIAADPRTGRPACISYHLID, translated from the coding sequence ATGAACGCAATAGCAACTAAAAAATTAAGGCTGGCCTATGACGGACATCGTGTGGTGGATTGTCTGGATCTGATGATTCCCCATGGAAAAGTCACTTCCCTCATAGGGCCCAATGGCTGCGGAAAATCCACCATATTAAAAGCAGCCGGCCGTATCCTTAAGCCGCAAAAAGGCTGGGTGCTTCTTAACGGCAGTGATATCCAGGCCCTTCCCACAAGAGAGGTGGCAAAGCGGATGTCCATATTGCCTCAAACGCCCACTGCGCCAGCAGGTCTGACCGTGAGGGAGCTTGTATCCTATGGGCGCTTTCCCCGCCGTCATGGTCTGGGCAAGGAAAAGAAAGAGGATGAGGACAAGATCTCATGGGCGATGGAAGTGACCCGGCTCACCGGTTTAGAAACAGCAGCGGTTGATGCCCTCTCCGGCGGGCAGCGGCAAAGAGTGTGGATTGCCATGGCTCTTGCCCAGGAGACCGACTTGATTTTACTTGACGAGCCCACCACCTACTTAGACATGGCCTATCAGCTTGAAGTTCTGGAACTGTTAGAAACGCTTAACAGGGAACGGAATTGTACCATTGCCATGGTGCTCCATGACTTAAATCTTGCCTCCCGCTTTTCAGATTTTCTCGTGGCCATCCGGGGTGGAAGCATTGTCGCGCAGGGTACGCCGGAGGAGATCATGACGCCCGGGGTTTTACGGGAAACCTTTCACATCGATGCAGAAATAGCCGCCGACCCCCGAACCGGCAGACCTGCCTGCATCTCATACCATTTAATTGACTAA
- a CDS encoding AAA family ATPase translates to MKRIAIYGKGGIGKSTTVSNLSAAMAKLGLTVLQIGCDPKADSTRNLTGGKNIPTVLDTLRDKGDVELDDIVFKSETGVLCVESGGPVPGVGCAGRGIITAFETLEELDAYSVFSPDVVLYDVLGDVVCGGFAMPIRGGYADEVCIVTSGEMMSLYAAANIAQAVKSFAPRGYAGLRGLIFNAKNFDGEEGLVQKAADEIDASVLFHIPRDPYVQRSEVQGKTVVEAFPDSHMAKRYQDLARLLLEGGLS, encoded by the coding sequence ATGAAACGAATTGCTATTTATGGAAAAGGCGGCATTGGGAAGTCAACTACGGTTTCCAACTTATCTGCTGCCATGGCAAAACTGGGGCTCACCGTACTGCAAATCGGCTGCGACCCAAAAGCAGATTCCACCCGTAACTTAACGGGCGGAAAAAACATCCCCACTGTACTGGACACTTTGCGGGATAAAGGAGATGTAGAACTGGACGATATCGTGTTCAAAAGTGAAACCGGTGTTTTATGTGTAGAATCCGGCGGGCCGGTTCCAGGCGTGGGCTGTGCCGGCCGGGGCATCATTACTGCATTTGAAACGCTGGAAGAGTTAGATGCTTATTCTGTGTTTTCTCCTGATGTGGTGCTGTATGACGTATTAGGCGACGTGGTTTGCGGAGGATTTGCCATGCCCATCCGGGGCGGCTACGCAGACGAAGTATGCATTGTCACTTCCGGTGAAATGATGAGTCTTTACGCTGCCGCCAACATCGCGCAAGCGGTCAAGAGCTTTGCGCCCAGAGGCTATGCCGGCCTCCGGGGTCTGATTTTCAACGCTAAAAACTTTGACGGCGAAGAAGGGCTTGTACAAAAAGCCGCCGATGAAATAGACGCTTCCGTCCTTTTTCATATCCCCCGGGATCCCTATGTGCAGCGTTCGGAAGTACAGGGAAAAACTGTGGTGGAGGCATTTCCTGACAGCCATATGGCAAAAAGGTATCAGGACCTCGCCCGACTGCTTCTGGAAGGAGGGCTTTCATGA